One window of the Anguilla rostrata isolate EN2019 chromosome 13, ASM1855537v3, whole genome shotgun sequence genome contains the following:
- the trappc6b gene encoding trafficking protein particle complex subunit 6b: protein MADEALFQFLHNELIQYVYKSAEHGEMENGRCITKLENMGFRVGQGLIERFTRDTARFKDELDVMKFVCKDFWTSVFKKQIDNLRTNHQGIYVLQDNKFRLLTQLSTGKQYLEHAPKYLAFTCGLVRGGLANLGVKSIVTAEVSVMPACKFQVMIQKM, encoded by the exons ATGGCGGACGAGGCGCTTTTTCAATTTCTTCACAATGAACTGATACAGTATGTCTACAAATCAGCAGAGCACGGCGAGATG GAAAACGGGAGGTGCATTACAAAGCTGGAGAACATGGGATTCCGTGTTGGCCAAGGGCTAATCGAAAG ATTCACACGAGACACTGCACGGTTCAAGGATGAGCTGGATGTCATGAAGTTTGTCTGCAAAGATTTCTGGACTAGtgttttcaaaaagcaaattGATAACTTACGAACAAATCACCAG GGGATTTATGTGCTACAGGATAACAAGTTCCGGTTGCTGACACAGCTCTCTACAGGAAAACAGTATTTAGAACATGCCCCAAAG TACTTGGCATTTACCTGTGGGCTAGTGAGAGGCGGACTGGCCAACCTGGGGGTGAAGAGCATAGTAACGGCAGAGGTGTCCGTCATGCCTGCCT GTAAATTCCAGGTGATGATCCAGAAGATGTGA